A single genomic interval of Effusibacillus lacus harbors:
- a CDS encoding ROK family transcriptional regulator, with amino-acid sequence MQDRRPRGNVQLMKQLNREAILQHIREQGQISRAGLAELTALSKPSISALVDELLQEGWIREVGIGESSGGRRPILLELNSEGFAIVGAVFEGTGLEMAVSNLNGEVLGVQHVTIKTDASGQVVLDALEKEILTFLIREQVNLDQVLGIGIGLPGVTQRGNGTIHFSPSTGWNNWPIRQELERRLSTPVFLENDVNLMALGEFYKGAGQGTQHLVYIHIGTGIGAGIILNGQLYRGFSEASGEIGYQVIGNPIKRDKSEYGIFEGNYASAAILQRINSIPGLRGLGELFASDENAVRKLVDLAGEFPELREILEDAYTHWAYGIANVVCVLNPEVVILGGDIFHIGEAGLQRIREIVEQIVPVMPRLKFAELGERAGVIGAVFHVLEADRSLSGKLGGVSWK; translated from the coding sequence GTGCAGGACCGGCGTCCGCGTGGAAATGTGCAATTGATGAAGCAATTGAATCGAGAAGCGATTTTGCAGCATATCCGGGAACAGGGACAGATCTCCCGTGCCGGCTTGGCGGAACTGACGGCTCTGAGCAAGCCGAGTATTTCGGCCCTGGTAGATGAACTGCTGCAGGAGGGCTGGATCAGGGAAGTCGGAATCGGGGAATCCAGCGGGGGAAGAAGGCCTATCTTGCTTGAACTGAATTCCGAAGGCTTTGCCATTGTGGGTGCGGTGTTCGAAGGGACCGGTCTGGAGATGGCAGTATCCAACCTGAACGGAGAAGTACTCGGAGTGCAACACGTGACGATCAAAACGGATGCATCGGGGCAAGTTGTCCTCGACGCATTGGAGAAAGAGATTCTCACATTCTTGATCCGTGAACAAGTCAATCTTGATCAGGTTCTGGGAATAGGCATCGGGTTGCCGGGTGTTACCCAGAGAGGGAATGGAACCATCCACTTCTCTCCAAGTACGGGGTGGAACAACTGGCCCATCCGTCAGGAACTGGAAAGACGCTTATCAACTCCCGTATTTTTGGAAAATGATGTAAATCTTATGGCGCTGGGTGAGTTTTATAAAGGGGCCGGGCAGGGAACCCAGCATCTGGTGTACATCCATATAGGAACGGGAATCGGCGCCGGAATCATCCTGAATGGACAGTTATATCGGGGATTTTCCGAAGCTTCCGGCGAAATCGGGTACCAGGTGATTGGCAACCCCATCAAACGCGACAAAAGCGAATATGGAATTTTTGAAGGGAATTATGCGTCAGCAGCCATATTGCAGCGAATCAACTCCATACCCGGTTTGCGGGGATTGGGTGAACTTTTTGCCAGTGATGAAAACGCTGTCAGAAAGCTTGTGGACTTGGCGGGAGAGTTTCCGGAGTTGAGGGAAATTCTTGAGGATGCCTATACACATTGGGCCTATGGAATCGCCAATGTAGTGTGCGTGTTAAATCCGGAAGTAGTCATACTGGGGGGTGATATTTTCCATATAGGTGAAGCTGGGCTGCAACGGATCCGCGAGATTGTGGAACAAATCGTTCCAGTGATGCCCAGACTGAAATTTGCGGAATTGGGAGAACGTGCAGGCGTGATTGGTGCGGTCTTTCATGTGCTCGAAGCGGATCGCTCATTGTCAGGTAAACTTGGGGGTGTAAGTTGGAAATGA
- a CDS encoding ABC transporter ATP-binding protein: MISVTLDKVAKKFDQVVGVENVDIQIQPGEFFTFLGPSGCGKTTTLRMIAGFYYPSSGRIRFGEQDVTYLPPNKRNTGMVFQNYALFPHLTVFENVAFGLKVRKLSKGEIQTRVERALEQVHLPGMGSRRIDQLSGGQQQRVALARALVIEPGILLLDEPLSNLDAKLREETRSEIKRLQLDLGITTIYVTHDQAEAMAMSDRIMVMEKGQVQQIGTPKEIYNRPANRFVASFIGETNLLEGTVEQVTGEEVTVQIAPSIRLTGLSRNANSNVNLNPGSKVVLSIRPEVLQAATGWTENVLNGDVVLSEFTGVSVNYLAQVQEHTLRAMFVNTGMDVRERGESIALHVPKDRIYFVE; the protein is encoded by the coding sequence ATGATCTCAGTTACACTAGACAAAGTAGCAAAGAAGTTTGACCAGGTTGTCGGAGTGGAAAATGTCGATATTCAAATTCAGCCGGGGGAATTTTTCACGTTCCTTGGCCCCAGCGGTTGTGGAAAGACCACGACATTGCGTATGATTGCAGGCTTTTACTATCCGAGTTCGGGACGGATTCGATTTGGGGAACAGGATGTCACCTACCTCCCGCCCAACAAGCGCAATACAGGAATGGTGTTCCAGAACTATGCCCTTTTTCCTCATTTGACTGTGTTTGAGAATGTGGCCTTTGGACTTAAGGTACGCAAGCTTTCCAAGGGAGAGATCCAGACACGGGTGGAGCGGGCGCTGGAACAGGTGCATCTGCCGGGAATGGGTTCACGCAGAATTGACCAATTATCGGGTGGACAGCAGCAGCGTGTGGCTTTAGCCCGGGCTCTCGTGATTGAACCGGGAATTCTCCTTCTGGACGAACCGCTTTCGAATCTTGATGCCAAGCTTCGGGAAGAGACGCGCTCGGAGATTAAAAGACTGCAATTGGATCTGGGAATTACAACGATCTATGTAACACATGATCAGGCGGAAGCCATGGCCATGTCAGATCGGATCATGGTCATGGAGAAAGGCCAGGTTCAGCAAATTGGGACTCCGAAAGAGATTTACAATCGTCCCGCAAACCGATTTGTAGCCTCCTTTATCGGAGAAACAAATCTATTGGAAGGAACTGTGGAACAGGTAACGGGAGAGGAAGTTACTGTTCAGATTGCCCCCTCGATCCGACTGACAGGGTTGAGTCGAAATGCCAACTCCAACGTCAATCTGAACCCGGGAAGCAAAGTGGTCTTATCGATCCGGCCGGAAGTGCTTCAGGCAGCAACAGGATGGACTGAGAACGTGCTCAACGGGGATGTTGTACTTTCCGAATTTACGGGTGTCAGTGTGAATTATCTGGCTCAGGTACAGGAGCATACCCTGCGGGCCATGTTCGTGAATACTGGAATGGATGTCCGGGAACGCGGGGAGTCGATTGCGCTTCATGTTCCAAAGGATCGCATCTACTTTGTGGAATAG
- a CDS encoding creatininase family protein — protein sequence MESLTEIRIIQGRDLKKTVEEAQFAALPLGSIEYHGPHAPYGTDLILAEGFSRLLKGNYKGVLYPAIPYSACPGKTQHYPGTISISPSIMTQYVCEVLEGICRTGFTKILILNAHDANMGIARTAAEWVTGKFAPCSILILNWWQMVALETVAGWGVFSGSGRGHGGPYEISAVQALCPEAVQVMPDDPNFETPPPLSNYPYVLVERSPKGWDGYTGRISETSLETGKKIVKEAATNLSKVVQDWLANSNS from the coding sequence ATGGAATCCCTGACAGAAATTCGCATCATCCAAGGCCGTGATTTAAAGAAAACCGTAGAAGAAGCACAGTTTGCCGCATTGCCCCTTGGCAGCATCGAATACCACGGACCCCATGCCCCTTATGGCACCGACCTGATTCTGGCCGAAGGTTTCAGCAGGCTGCTCAAAGGAAATTACAAAGGCGTACTTTATCCCGCCATACCTTATTCCGCCTGTCCGGGGAAGACCCAGCATTATCCGGGAACGATCTCTATATCCCCCTCAATCATGACTCAATACGTTTGTGAAGTATTGGAGGGGATCTGCAGAACCGGATTTACCAAAATTCTAATCTTGAATGCGCATGACGCGAACATGGGGATTGCCCGGACAGCTGCGGAGTGGGTCACAGGAAAGTTTGCCCCCTGCAGCATTCTGATTCTCAACTGGTGGCAGATGGTTGCCCTCGAAACTGTTGCCGGTTGGGGTGTTTTTTCGGGGAGTGGACGTGGACATGGAGGACCTTATGAAATTTCCGCTGTCCAGGCATTATGCCCGGAAGCGGTTCAAGTAATGCCGGATGACCCGAATTTCGAAACACCGCCGCCGCTTTCCAACTACCCTTATGTACTTGTTGAACGATCCCCAAAAGGCTGGGACGGCTATACGGGGCGCATCAGTGAAACCTCATTGGAAACAGGAAAAAAGATCGTGAAAGAAGCGGCAACAAATCTATCAAAAGTCGTGCAAGACTGGTTAGCTAACAGTAACTCATAG
- a CDS encoding ABC transporter permease yields the protein MQPSLNTSQPAVSRWTNLTSKPWFVYVLISPLFLVLLGYVVYPLYQTFMNSVLVDGQVSLKSYSRFFSLTHTSNLEALFTSIYISILSVITCGIVGVTMAFLLARYEFPGRKILSVLAMVPMAFPPLIGVLSFMFLYGESGIIPRAVKELLDLQQVPFYLKGIPGVLAVHTFTMYTYFYMTASAAIAGLDPSLEEAAYNLGANRWQVWRKVIIPMLTPAIIASSLLVFMISMASYTAPLIFGIERTMTMQIYLSRTNGNLDMAATQSTILSVVSIAFLFIMRWYQGRRNYQNQSKGVSVHRTEVKSQVGRYLTMIASIIGVIILLLPILVIALISFSVDATWTTQVLPPKYTVDHYIQLFTDKNTWEPIRNSFEMSFVATIGNVIFGVAAAYAAARLKFKGKSLLDALIMIPWALPGTVVGINLIAAFNEPSLFSFNQVLVGTFWIIPLAYFVRHLPLVFRSTSATFAQMDPSVEEAARNLGASWWYSFRRVVFPMALGGILAGTLLAFVQGIGEFVASILLFTVNSRPISVEIFQRMYSFEFGTACAYGVLQIILIIIVLFLTRRFSGDNAGSAVS from the coding sequence ATGCAGCCTTCACTGAATACTTCTCAACCCGCCGTGAGCCGCTGGACAAACCTGACATCTAAGCCCTGGTTTGTATATGTCCTGATTTCACCGTTGTTTCTCGTCTTGCTGGGATATGTGGTATATCCCTTGTACCAGACCTTTATGAACAGTGTGTTGGTAGACGGCCAAGTAAGTCTGAAGAGTTACTCAAGGTTCTTCAGCCTTACCCATACCTCCAATCTGGAAGCTTTGTTCACGAGCATTTACATTTCGATATTAAGCGTCATCACTTGCGGAATTGTTGGGGTAACCATGGCATTTCTTCTGGCCCGCTATGAATTCCCGGGTCGCAAGATCCTGTCCGTGCTGGCCATGGTTCCGATGGCCTTCCCTCCCTTGATTGGCGTGTTATCCTTTATGTTCCTGTACGGGGAAAGCGGCATAATTCCCCGCGCAGTCAAAGAGTTGCTGGATTTGCAGCAGGTCCCTTTTTATCTGAAAGGGATTCCCGGTGTTCTTGCCGTTCATACGTTTACGATGTACACCTACTTCTACATGACGGCATCCGCCGCCATTGCAGGGTTGGATCCTTCGTTGGAGGAAGCTGCCTATAACCTGGGGGCCAATCGTTGGCAGGTATGGCGCAAGGTGATCATTCCCATGCTGACTCCGGCCATTATTGCATCCTCACTTTTGGTGTTCATGATTTCCATGGCGTCCTATACGGCTCCCTTGATCTTTGGGATTGAACGAACCATGACGATGCAAATCTATCTTTCCCGTACCAATGGGAATCTGGATATGGCAGCCACGCAATCAACAATCCTTTCAGTTGTTTCCATCGCCTTTCTGTTTATCATGCGCTGGTATCAGGGACGCAGGAATTACCAAAACCAGAGCAAGGGTGTCAGTGTCCACCGAACGGAAGTGAAAAGCCAGGTCGGAAGATACCTGACCATGATTGCTTCCATCATTGGCGTGATCATTCTGCTGCTGCCAATTCTGGTGATTGCTCTGATTTCCTTCTCTGTGGATGCGACCTGGACGACTCAGGTGCTGCCTCCAAAATATACGGTAGACCACTACATTCAACTATTTACAGACAAGAATACGTGGGAACCGATTCGGAACAGTTTTGAGATGAGCTTTGTCGCAACGATTGGAAATGTCATCTTCGGCGTGGCTGCCGCTTATGCAGCCGCTCGATTGAAATTCAAAGGGAAATCCCTGTTAGATGCGTTGATTATGATACCCTGGGCACTCCCGGGAACAGTTGTCGGGATTAACCTGATAGCCGCTTTCAACGAACCAAGCCTATTCAGTTTCAATCAAGTTCTGGTAGGAACCTTCTGGATTATTCCGTTAGCGTATTTTGTTCGCCATCTGCCTCTTGTCTTCCGTTCCACTTCCGCTACCTTTGCACAAATGGATCCTTCTGTGGAAGAAGCGGCACGGAACCTGGGGGCCAGTTGGTGGTACAGTTTCCGGAGGGTTGTATTCCCAATGGCCCTCGGTGGGATTCTTGCGGGTACACTGCTTGCTTTTGTGCAGGGTATTGGAGAATTCGTGGCGTCGATTCTTCTCTTTACAGTCAACAGTCGACCGATTTCCGTGGAGATCTTCCAAAGAATGTATTCCTTTGAATTCGGCACAGCCTGTGCATACGGAGTATTGCAAATAATCCTGATTATCATTGTGCTGTTCTTGACTCGAAGATTTAGCGGGGACAATGCAGGCAGTGCGGTCTCCTAA
- a CDS encoding extracellular solute-binding protein → MTNGMKKWMVGVLTGALAFSLTACSGGGSTGTSSNGGNGNGGAAEEKKLVIYTARDKNVVDAVIPKFKEKNPGYDVQVLTMGAQQILERVRGEKANPQADFWWGGTQSALMTAANEGLLEAVKPSFADKVPAQYKDAEGRWYGEMLLPEVIMYNSDALKKEDVPKDWDDLLDPKYKGKILIRGVLASGTMRTIYSSMIYRQDPKDPAKGYEWLKKLDANTKEYTQDPTNLYLKMARQEGVLSLWNLQDILIQKEKQKQPFDFAVPSSGVPILVDGVGVVKGAKHKESAMKFYEFLFEESLRVELAENLFQIPTRNDISKDKMPNWYKNLDLKPMNIDWAVMAEKEKEWMQYWDENIKGKGAK, encoded by the coding sequence ATGACAAACGGTATGAAAAAGTGGATGGTTGGTGTATTGACCGGTGCCTTGGCATTCTCGCTGACTGCCTGCAGCGGCGGCGGGTCCACGGGAACCAGCAGCAACGGCGGAAATGGCAATGGCGGGGCCGCCGAAGAAAAGAAACTCGTAATCTACACAGCTCGTGACAAGAACGTCGTGGATGCAGTAATTCCAAAGTTCAAGGAGAAGAATCCCGGTTATGACGTTCAGGTTCTGACTATGGGTGCCCAACAGATTCTGGAGCGTGTACGCGGAGAGAAAGCGAATCCGCAGGCCGATTTCTGGTGGGGCGGTACCCAGTCCGCTCTGATGACCGCCGCAAATGAAGGACTGTTGGAGGCTGTCAAACCTTCTTTTGCCGATAAAGTACCGGCTCAGTACAAGGATGCGGAGGGTCGCTGGTATGGTGAAATGCTTCTTCCCGAAGTCATCATGTACAATTCCGATGCCCTGAAGAAAGAGGATGTGCCGAAGGACTGGGATGACCTGCTGGATCCCAAGTACAAAGGGAAAATTCTGATTCGCGGCGTGCTGGCCTCCGGTACCATGCGGACCATCTATTCTTCCATGATCTATCGCCAGGATCCAAAGGACCCGGCAAAAGGCTATGAGTGGTTGAAGAAACTGGATGCCAACACCAAGGAGTACACACAAGACCCGACCAACCTCTATCTGAAGATGGCGCGTCAGGAAGGCGTACTCTCTCTTTGGAACCTGCAGGACATCCTGATTCAAAAAGAAAAACAAAAGCAGCCCTTCGATTTCGCAGTTCCCTCCAGCGGAGTTCCGATCCTAGTTGACGGTGTAGGGGTAGTAAAAGGTGCCAAGCATAAGGAATCTGCCATGAAGTTCTATGAGTTCCTGTTTGAGGAAAGCCTCCGCGTGGAACTGGCTGAGAACCTGTTCCAGATTCCGACACGGAATGACATCAGTAAAGACAAGATGCCTAACTGGTACAAGAACCTGGACCTGAAGCCGATGAATATTGACTGGGCTGTAATGGCTGAGAAGGAAAAGGAATGGATGCAGTACTGGGATGAGAACATCAAGGGCAAAGGTGCGAAATAA